The proteins below are encoded in one region of Coffea arabica cultivar ET-39 chromosome 4c, Coffea Arabica ET-39 HiFi, whole genome shotgun sequence:
- the LOC113739486 gene encoding protein NRT1/ PTR FAMILY 2.10 isoform X1 gives MKNHGQKQKDTKHEPNYQGIKAMPFVVGNEAFEKLGTIGSSSNLLVYLTSIFHMKTITATNVINIFNGTCNLGTLVGAFLCDTYFGRYNLLGFASVSSFLGMLMLTLTAAVSKLHPPACGEGSGCAGPSPGQLIFLISCLLLLVLGASGIRPCNLAFGADQFNPNTESGRRGITSFFNWYYLTYTFAMMVSLTIIVYIQSNVSWSIGFAIPAVLMFLSCAFFFLGTRIYVCVLPEGSPMSSVAQVVVAAIKKRKLKQPDDPKVSLFNSFSTASSINSRLPYTDQFRFLDKAAIITPEDEINSDGSPANPWRLCNVQQVERVKCILRVIPIWVACIVYFISVVQIQNYVVFEALQADRRFGTSEFKIPAASYIVVAMLALTIWVPIYDRLIVPWLRRVTGKEDGLTILQRIGIGFAFSVVTMIVSGLVESKRRSIALSKPTIGFEPKKGAISSMSGLWLSLPLVLSGISEGFAIIGENEFFYKQFPESMRSIGMAFIFVGTAVASYLSSLISSIIQSITGRSHGESWLAEDLNKGRLDYYYYLIGILQFLNLIYFLVCARWYKYKEAEDVSEVAVVKLQSEEKEIV, from the exons ATGAAGAATCATGGACAGAAACAGAAAGACACAAAGCATGAGCCAAATTATCAAGGAATCAAGGCTATGCCCTTTGTCGTAG GAAATGAGGCTTTTGAGAAGCTTGGAACAATTGGATCCTCATCCAATCTCTTGGTTTATCTGACTTCTATTTTCCATATGAAGACCATCACTGCCACCAACGTCATCAACATCTTCAATGGCACTTGCAACTTAGGTACTCTGGTTGGAGCTTTCCTTTGTGACACTTACTTCGGTCGCTACAACTTGCTGGGCTTTGCTTCAGTTTCCTCTTTCTTG GGAATGCTTATGCTTACACTAACGGCAGCAGTCTCCAAGCTGCACCCTCCGGCGTGCGGCGAAGGAAGCGGATGTGCTGGTCCATCACCGGGGCAGCTAATATTTCTGATAAGCTGTCTGCTGCTCCTAGTGCTAGGGGCTAGTGGGATAAGGCCATGCAATTTGGCCTTTGGAGCTGAtcaattcaatccaaatacaGAATCAGGGAGAAGGGGGATCACCAGTTTCTTCAATTGGTACTATTTGACCTATACTTTTGCCATGATGGTGTCTCTAACAATAATAGTTTATATTCAATCGAATGTGAGCTGGTCGATTGGATTCGCCATTCCAGCAGTTTTGATGTTTTTATCGTGTGCATTCTTCTTCTTGGGTACGAGGATATATGTCTGTGTATTGCCAGAGGGAAGTCCAATGTCTAGCGTGGCTCAAGTTGTAGTTGCTGCaatcaagaaaaggaaattgaagCAGCCAGACGATCCTAAGGTGTCTCTTTTTAACAGTTTTTCTACTGCCAGTTCTATCAATTCAAGGCTTCCTTATACGGACCAGTTCAG ATTTCTCGACAAAGCTGCAATCATAACCCCTGAAGACGAAATAAATTCGGACGGATCACCAGCAAATCCATGGAGACTCTGCAATGTTCAGCAAGTAGAGCGAGTTAAATGCATATTGAGGGTAATTCCCATATGGGTAGCATGCATCGTCTACTTCATTTCAGTAGTTCAAATCCAGAACTACGTTGTTTTTGAAGCCCTTCAAGCAGACAGGCGTTTTGGCACCAGCGAATTCAAGATTCCTGCAGCTTCTTACATCGTTGTAGCCATGCTAGCCCTCACCATCTGGGTCCCGATTTACGACAGATTAATAGTTCCATGGCTGAGGAGGGTTactggaaaagaagatggcctaaCCATCCTGCaaagaattggaattggatttgCATTTTCTGTTGTGACTATGATCGTTTCAGGCTTGGTGGAGAGCAAAAGAAGAAGCATCGCCCTCTCTAAGCCAACAATCGGGTTTGAACCGAAAAAAGGTGCCATTTCTTCCATGTCAGGTTTATGGCTATCTCTGCCATTGGTTTTGTCTGGGATTTCAGAAGGATTCGCCATCATAggagaaaatgaatttttctacaAGCAATTCCCTgagagcatgaggagcattggGATGGCTTTCATATTTGTTGGCACTGCAGTAGCGAGTTATTTGAGTAGTTTGATATCATCAATTATTCAAAGCATAACAGGCAGGAGTCATGGAGAAAGCTGGTTAGCTGAAGATCTCAACAAGGGAAGATTGGATTACTATTATTACTTGATAGGAATTTTGCAGTTcttgaatttgatttattttctagTCTGTGCGaggtggtacaagtacaaagaGGCAGAGGACGTTTCTGAAGTGGCCGTGGTGAAATTGCAGTCTGAAGAGAAAGAAATTGTTTGa
- the LOC113739486 gene encoding protein NRT1/ PTR FAMILY 2.10 isoform X2, translating to MLMLTLTAAVSKLHPPACGEGSGCAGPSPGQLIFLISCLLLLVLGASGIRPCNLAFGADQFNPNTESGRRGITSFFNWYYLTYTFAMMVSLTIIVYIQSNVSWSIGFAIPAVLMFLSCAFFFLGTRIYVCVLPEGSPMSSVAQVVVAAIKKRKLKQPDDPKVSLFNSFSTASSINSRLPYTDQFRFLDKAAIITPEDEINSDGSPANPWRLCNVQQVERVKCILRVIPIWVACIVYFISVVQIQNYVVFEALQADRRFGTSEFKIPAASYIVVAMLALTIWVPIYDRLIVPWLRRVTGKEDGLTILQRIGIGFAFSVVTMIVSGLVESKRRSIALSKPTIGFEPKKGAISSMSGLWLSLPLVLSGISEGFAIIGENEFFYKQFPESMRSIGMAFIFVGTAVASYLSSLISSIIQSITGRSHGESWLAEDLNKGRLDYYYYLIGILQFLNLIYFLVCARWYKYKEAEDVSEVAVVKLQSEEKEIV from the exons ATGCTTATGCTTACACTAACGGCAGCAGTCTCCAAGCTGCACCCTCCGGCGTGCGGCGAAGGAAGCGGATGTGCTGGTCCATCACCGGGGCAGCTAATATTTCTGATAAGCTGTCTGCTGCTCCTAGTGCTAGGGGCTAGTGGGATAAGGCCATGCAATTTGGCCTTTGGAGCTGAtcaattcaatccaaatacaGAATCAGGGAGAAGGGGGATCACCAGTTTCTTCAATTGGTACTATTTGACCTATACTTTTGCCATGATGGTGTCTCTAACAATAATAGTTTATATTCAATCGAATGTGAGCTGGTCGATTGGATTCGCCATTCCAGCAGTTTTGATGTTTTTATCGTGTGCATTCTTCTTCTTGGGTACGAGGATATATGTCTGTGTATTGCCAGAGGGAAGTCCAATGTCTAGCGTGGCTCAAGTTGTAGTTGCTGCaatcaagaaaaggaaattgaagCAGCCAGACGATCCTAAGGTGTCTCTTTTTAACAGTTTTTCTACTGCCAGTTCTATCAATTCAAGGCTTCCTTATACGGACCAGTTCAG ATTTCTCGACAAAGCTGCAATCATAACCCCTGAAGACGAAATAAATTCGGACGGATCACCAGCAAATCCATGGAGACTCTGCAATGTTCAGCAAGTAGAGCGAGTTAAATGCATATTGAGGGTAATTCCCATATGGGTAGCATGCATCGTCTACTTCATTTCAGTAGTTCAAATCCAGAACTACGTTGTTTTTGAAGCCCTTCAAGCAGACAGGCGTTTTGGCACCAGCGAATTCAAGATTCCTGCAGCTTCTTACATCGTTGTAGCCATGCTAGCCCTCACCATCTGGGTCCCGATTTACGACAGATTAATAGTTCCATGGCTGAGGAGGGTTactggaaaagaagatggcctaaCCATCCTGCaaagaattggaattggatttgCATTTTCTGTTGTGACTATGATCGTTTCAGGCTTGGTGGAGAGCAAAAGAAGAAGCATCGCCCTCTCTAAGCCAACAATCGGGTTTGAACCGAAAAAAGGTGCCATTTCTTCCATGTCAGGTTTATGGCTATCTCTGCCATTGGTTTTGTCTGGGATTTCAGAAGGATTCGCCATCATAggagaaaatgaatttttctacaAGCAATTCCCTgagagcatgaggagcattggGATGGCTTTCATATTTGTTGGCACTGCAGTAGCGAGTTATTTGAGTAGTTTGATATCATCAATTATTCAAAGCATAACAGGCAGGAGTCATGGAGAAAGCTGGTTAGCTGAAGATCTCAACAAGGGAAGATTGGATTACTATTATTACTTGATAGGAATTTTGCAGTTcttgaatttgatttattttctagTCTGTGCGaggtggtacaagtacaaagaGGCAGAGGACGTTTCTGAAGTGGCCGTGGTGAAATTGCAGTCTGAAGAGAAAGAAATTGTTTGa
- the LOC113739476 gene encoding protein NRT1/ PTR FAMILY 2.9 isoform X1 translates to METENGDGQSRLEEYEVMEQIGRGAFGAAFLVLHKIEKKKTHLEAETMKNHEQKATRPEPKHRGIKAMPFVIGNETFEKLGTIGTSSNLLIYLTSVFHMKTITAANIINIFNGTCNFGTLVGAFLCDTYFGRYNMLGFASVSSFLGMLMLTLTAAIHNLHPPACGDGSICASPTLWQMAFLLGGFALLVIGASGIRPCNLAFGADQFNPKTEFGRRGINSFFNWYYLTYTFAMMVSLTIIVYVQSNMSWSIGLGIPTFLMFLSCALFFLGTRIYVIVLPEGSPLVSVARVVVAAIRKRKLQLPEEPKQSLFRSFSTASSINARLAYTDQFRFLNKAAIITSEDQINPDGSAANPWRLCDIQQVEEVKCLLRVIPVWIAGIIYFVSVVQQQNYAVFQALQADRRFGKSKFKIPAASYIVFAMLSLTIWIPIWDRIVVPWLRKRTGHEGGLTILQRMGIGMALSILTMVVSGLVENKRRATALTKPTLGIEPRKGAISSMSGFWLTPQLVFSGLTEAFTIVGENEFFYQQCPENMRSIAMAFVFVGIAGSSYLSSLLSSIVQSITSRSNGESWLAEDLNMGKLDYFYYFIAVLELLNLIYFLVCAKYYKYKETDTTPEVAMEKVVQSEEKAVV, encoded by the exons ATGGAGACAGAAAATGGAGATGGCCAATCCCGGTTGGAAGAATATGAAGTAATGGAGCAGATTGGCAGAGGAGCTTTTGGAGCAGCATTTCTTGTTTTGCataaaattgagaaaaagaa GACTCATCTTGAAGCAGAAACCATGAAGAATCATGAGCAAAAGGCCACAAGACCAGAGCCCAAACATAGAGGAATTAAAGCTATGCCCTTTGTCATAG GAAATGAAACTTTTGAGAAGCTTGGAACCATTGGAACCTCATCCAATCTCTTGATTTATTTGACTTCTGTTTTCCACATGAAGACCATCACTGCCGCCAATATCATCAACATCTTCAATGGCACTTGCAACTTTGGTACTTTGGTTGGAGCTTTCCTTTGTGATACTTATTTCGGCCGCTACAACATGCTCGGGTTTGCTTCAGTTTCTTCTTTCCTG GGCATGTTGATGCTTACGCTAACAGCTGCAATCCACAATCTGCACCCCCCTGCATGCGGCGATGGCAGCATATGCGCCAGCCCAACACTATGGCAGATGGCATTTTTGTTAGGCGGTTTTGCACTGCTAGTAATAGGGGCTAGTGGCATTAGACCATGTAATTTAGCCTTCGGAGCTGATCAGTTCAATCCCAAAACAGAGTTTGGGAGAAGAGGGATCAATAGTTTCTTCAATTGGTATTATTTGACCTACACTTTCGCCATGATGGTGTCACTCACAATCATAGTCTACGTTCAATCCAACATGAGCTGGTCTATTGGACTAGGGATTCCAACGTTTCTCATGTTCCTGTCTTGTGCACTCTTCTTCTTGGGCACAAGAATTTATGTTATCGTTTTGCCGGAGGGAAGTCCATTGGTCAGTGTAGCTCGAGTTGTAGTTGCTGCAATCAGGAAAAGGAAATTACAGCTGCCGGAGGAACCTAAGCAGTCCCTTTTTAGAAGTTTCTCTACCGCAAGTTCCATCAATGCAAGGCTTGCTTATACAGATCAGTTCAG ATTTCTCAACAAAGCTGCAATCATAACATCTGAAGATCAAATAAACCCAGATGGATCAGCTGCAAATCCATGGAGACTTTGCGATATTCAACAAGTTGAGGAAGTGAAATGCTTGTTAAGAGTGATCCCAGTTTGGATTGCAGGCATCATCTACTTTGTTTCTGTGGTCCAACAGCAAAACTACGCTGTATTTCAGGCCCTTCAAGCAGACAGGCGGTTTGGCAAAAGCAAGTTCAAGATCCCTGCAGCTTCTTACATCGTATTCGCGATGTTAAGCCTTACAATCTGGATACCAATTTGGGATAGAATCGTAGTTCCATGGCTGAGGAAACGCACAGGACATGAAGGTGGCCTCACAATCCTGCAAAGAATGGGAATTGGCATGGCATTGTCCATTTTAACCATGGTTGTATCAGGCTTGGTTGAAAATAAGCGACGAGCGACTGCCCTTACTAAGCCAACACTAGGGATTGAACCACGAAAAGGTGCCATTTCTTCAATGTCAGGTTTTTGGCTAACTCCACAATTGGTTTTTTCAGGGCTGACTGAGGCATTTACGATTGTTGgcgaaaatgaatttttctacCAGCAATGCCCTGAAAACATGAGGAGTATTGCCATGGCATTTGTATTTGTTGGGATTGCAGGATCGAGTTATTTAAGTAGTTTATTATCATCAATAGTCCAAAGCATAACAAGTAGAAGCAATGGAGAAAGCTGGTTAGCAGAAGATCTCAATATGGGAAAGTTGGATTACTTCTATTACTTTATAGCTGTGCTGGAGCTCCTGAATTTGATCTACTTTCTGGTCTGCGCCAAGTATTACAAATACAAAGAAACAGACACCACCCCTGAGGTGGCCATGGAGAAAGTAGTGCAATCTGAAGAAAAGGCTGTTGTTTGA
- the LOC113739476 gene encoding protein NRT1/ PTR FAMILY 2.11 isoform X2 encodes MKNHEQKATRPEPKHRGIKAMPFVIGNETFEKLGTIGTSSNLLIYLTSVFHMKTITAANIINIFNGTCNFGTLVGAFLCDTYFGRYNMLGFASVSSFLGMLMLTLTAAIHNLHPPACGDGSICASPTLWQMAFLLGGFALLVIGASGIRPCNLAFGADQFNPKTEFGRRGINSFFNWYYLTYTFAMMVSLTIIVYVQSNMSWSIGLGIPTFLMFLSCALFFLGTRIYVIVLPEGSPLVSVARVVVAAIRKRKLQLPEEPKQSLFRSFSTASSINARLAYTDQFRFLNKAAIITSEDQINPDGSAANPWRLCDIQQVEEVKCLLRVIPVWIAGIIYFVSVVQQQNYAVFQALQADRRFGKSKFKIPAASYIVFAMLSLTIWIPIWDRIVVPWLRKRTGHEGGLTILQRMGIGMALSILTMVVSGLVENKRRATALTKPTLGIEPRKGAISSMSGFWLTPQLVFSGLTEAFTIVGENEFFYQQCPENMRSIAMAFVFVGIAGSSYLSSLLSSIVQSITSRSNGESWLAEDLNMGKLDYFYYFIAVLELLNLIYFLVCAKYYKYKETDTTPEVAMEKVVQSEEKAVV; translated from the exons ATGAAGAATCATGAGCAAAAGGCCACAAGACCAGAGCCCAAACATAGAGGAATTAAAGCTATGCCCTTTGTCATAG GAAATGAAACTTTTGAGAAGCTTGGAACCATTGGAACCTCATCCAATCTCTTGATTTATTTGACTTCTGTTTTCCACATGAAGACCATCACTGCCGCCAATATCATCAACATCTTCAATGGCACTTGCAACTTTGGTACTTTGGTTGGAGCTTTCCTTTGTGATACTTATTTCGGCCGCTACAACATGCTCGGGTTTGCTTCAGTTTCTTCTTTCCTG GGCATGTTGATGCTTACGCTAACAGCTGCAATCCACAATCTGCACCCCCCTGCATGCGGCGATGGCAGCATATGCGCCAGCCCAACACTATGGCAGATGGCATTTTTGTTAGGCGGTTTTGCACTGCTAGTAATAGGGGCTAGTGGCATTAGACCATGTAATTTAGCCTTCGGAGCTGATCAGTTCAATCCCAAAACAGAGTTTGGGAGAAGAGGGATCAATAGTTTCTTCAATTGGTATTATTTGACCTACACTTTCGCCATGATGGTGTCACTCACAATCATAGTCTACGTTCAATCCAACATGAGCTGGTCTATTGGACTAGGGATTCCAACGTTTCTCATGTTCCTGTCTTGTGCACTCTTCTTCTTGGGCACAAGAATTTATGTTATCGTTTTGCCGGAGGGAAGTCCATTGGTCAGTGTAGCTCGAGTTGTAGTTGCTGCAATCAGGAAAAGGAAATTACAGCTGCCGGAGGAACCTAAGCAGTCCCTTTTTAGAAGTTTCTCTACCGCAAGTTCCATCAATGCAAGGCTTGCTTATACAGATCAGTTCAG ATTTCTCAACAAAGCTGCAATCATAACATCTGAAGATCAAATAAACCCAGATGGATCAGCTGCAAATCCATGGAGACTTTGCGATATTCAACAAGTTGAGGAAGTGAAATGCTTGTTAAGAGTGATCCCAGTTTGGATTGCAGGCATCATCTACTTTGTTTCTGTGGTCCAACAGCAAAACTACGCTGTATTTCAGGCCCTTCAAGCAGACAGGCGGTTTGGCAAAAGCAAGTTCAAGATCCCTGCAGCTTCTTACATCGTATTCGCGATGTTAAGCCTTACAATCTGGATACCAATTTGGGATAGAATCGTAGTTCCATGGCTGAGGAAACGCACAGGACATGAAGGTGGCCTCACAATCCTGCAAAGAATGGGAATTGGCATGGCATTGTCCATTTTAACCATGGTTGTATCAGGCTTGGTTGAAAATAAGCGACGAGCGACTGCCCTTACTAAGCCAACACTAGGGATTGAACCACGAAAAGGTGCCATTTCTTCAATGTCAGGTTTTTGGCTAACTCCACAATTGGTTTTTTCAGGGCTGACTGAGGCATTTACGATTGTTGgcgaaaatgaatttttctacCAGCAATGCCCTGAAAACATGAGGAGTATTGCCATGGCATTTGTATTTGTTGGGATTGCAGGATCGAGTTATTTAAGTAGTTTATTATCATCAATAGTCCAAAGCATAACAAGTAGAAGCAATGGAGAAAGCTGGTTAGCAGAAGATCTCAATATGGGAAAGTTGGATTACTTCTATTACTTTATAGCTGTGCTGGAGCTCCTGAATTTGATCTACTTTCTGGTCTGCGCCAAGTATTACAAATACAAAGAAACAGACACCACCCCTGAGGTGGCCATGGAGAAAGTAGTGCAATCTGAAGAAAAGGCTGTTGTTTGA
- the LOC113740378 gene encoding protein NRT1/ PTR FAMILY 2.11-like, with translation MSEKIIERNQEVSMEKNEKAAAVEEVDEPEINYRGIKAMPYIIGNETFEKLGAIGTLSNLLVYLTSVFNLKHITATTLINVFNGTTNFATLIGAFLCDTYFGRYKTLGFASIASFLGLLLISLTAAAKKLHPPHCGSEESHCIGPTAGQLAVLLGGFALMIIGAGGIRPCNLAFGADQFNPNTESGKRGINSFFNWYFFTITFAQMVSVTLVVYIQSDVSWSIGLAIPAIFMLVSCFLFFVGTKIYVIVKPEGSPLTSIVQVIVVAVKKRQLKLPEQPAASLFSYTPPKSINSKLSYTHQFRFLDKAAIITPEDEIKSDGTAANPWRLCSIQQVEEAKCVFRVIPIWAAAIIYHVAIIQQQQYVVFQALQSNRHLGKSSFQIPASTYTIFSMLSLTLWVPIYDRFVVPFLRRLTGKEGGITILQRIGIGFFLVIISSLIAAFIEDRRRTLALTRPTLGVHSPRGAVSSMTALWLVPQLSLAGLAEAFAAIGQVEFYYKQFPENMRSFAGSLFFCGMAASSYVNSFLLSIVHHTTEGSRSGNWLPEDLNKGRLDYFYFLITALGVLNVCYFVACAKWYRYKGEGSTAVAVEMETKKSEKAVV, from the exons ATGAGTGAGAAAATTATCGAGAGGAACCAGGAAGTGAGCATGGAAAAGAATGAGAAAGCTGCTGCTGTGGAAGAAGTAGATGAGCCTGAGATTAACTACAGAGGAATCAAGGCCATGCCCTATATCATAG gGAATGAGACCTTTGAGAAGCTTGGAGCTATAGGAACTTTGTCCAACCTGTTGGTTTATCTCACCTCAGTTTTCAACCTGAAACATATTACAGCTACAACTCTCATCAATGTTTTCAATGGTACCACCAACTTTGCTACCTTAATTGGAGCTTTCCTTTGTGACACTTACTTCGGTCGTTACAAGACACTGGGATTTGCTTCAATTGCCTCATTTCTG GGGCTGCTTCTGATATCGTTAACAGCAGCAGCGAAGAAGCTGCATCCTCCCCACTGCGGATCAGAAGAAAGCCATTGCATTGGGCCAACTGCAGGGCAGTTAGCTGTTTTGCTAGGTGGATTTGCCCTCATGATAATAGGGGCTGGTGGCATTAGGCCATGCAATTTGGCTTTTGGAGCTGACCAATTCAATCCTAATACTGAATCTGGAAAAAGGGGTATCAACAGTTTCTTCAACTGGTACTTCTTCACCATAACCTTTGCCCAGATGGTATCAGTAACGCTAGTTGTTTATATACAATCTGATGTGAGTTGGTCAATAGGATTAGCAATTCCAGCTATTTTTATGTTGGTATCATGTTTTCTCTTCTTCGTCGGTACAAAAATATACGTAATTGTGAAGCCTGAGGGAAGTCCCTTGACAAGTATAGTCCAAGTCATAGTGGTTGCAGTCAAGAAGAGGCAGCTAAAGCTACCGGAGCAACCAGCGGCGTCCCTTTTCAGTTATACACCTCCTAAATCCATCAACTCTAAGCTTTCGTACACGCACCAGTTCAG ATTTCTTGACAAAGCTGCAATTATAACTCCAGAAGATGAGATCAAATCGGATGGAACAGCTGCGAATCCTTGGAGGCTTTGTAGTATTCAGCAAGTGGAAGAAGCAAAATGTGTGTTCAGAGTAATTCCTATATGGGCTGCAGCTATAATATACCATGTTGCAATCATTCAACAGCAGCAATACGTAGTTTTCCAGGCACTTCAATCCAACAGACATCTAGGCAAAAGCAGCTTCCAAATCCCTGCTTCAACCTACACTATCTTTTCCATGTTAAGCCTCACCCTATGGGTACCCATATATGATCGGTTCGTTGTCCCATTCCTCCGAAGGCTCACAGGAAAAGAAGGGGGCATAACAATCCTTCAAAGAATAGGCATTGGATTTTTCCTTGTCATCATTTCATCACTCATCGCTGCCTTCATTGAAGATCGGAGGAGGACATTGGCTCTGACAAGGCCAACGCTAGGAGTTCATTCTCCAAGAGGGGCGGTTTCTTCCATGACTGCCTTGTGGTTGGTTCCTCAGCTCTCTCTAGCAGGACTTGCTGAGGCATTTGCTGCCATTGGCCAAGTGGAATTCTACTACAAGCAGTTCCCAGAAAACATGAGAAGCTTTGCAGGATCACTCTTCTTCTGTGGCATGGCTGCTTCAAGTTATGTGAATAGTTTTTTGCTATCAATAGTGCATCACACAACTGAAGGTTCTCGCTCTGGAAATTGGTTGCCAGAAGATTTAAACAAGGGGAGACTAGACTACTTCTATTTCCTCATCACTGCTCTTGGGGTCTTAAATGTTTGCTACTTTGTAGCTTGTGCCAAGTGGTATAGGTACAAGGGTGAGGGTAGCACTGCTGTAGCTGTGGAAATGGAAACTAAAAAGTCAGAAAAAGCTGTAGTTTAA